One region of Fragaria vesca subsp. vesca linkage group LG4, FraVesHawaii_1.0, whole genome shotgun sequence genomic DNA includes:
- the LOC101306512 gene encoding methylmalonyl-CoA epimerase, mitochondrial-like isoform 2: MAAAVAQGVSLNHISRESSDIRRLAEFYKEIFGFEEIESPNFGEFKVIWLNLPSTFSMHLIERNPTYQLPEGPWSATSPVADPSHLPRGHHICFSVSNFDSFVQTLKEKGIQTFQRSLPNGKVRQVFFFDPDGNGLEVAGQ, translated from the exons ATGGCTGCAGCAGTAGCACAAGGAGTCAGTCTGAACCACATTTCCCGAGAATCCTCGGACATCAGGCGCCTCGCAGAGTTCTACAAAGAG ATATTTGGGTTCGAGGAGATAGAGAGCCCAAACTTTGGGGAATTCAAGGTGATATGGCTGAACTTACCCTCCACTTTTTCTATGCACCTAATCGAGAGGAACCCAACTTACCAGCTTCCTGAAGGACCCTGGAGCGCCACGTCACCTGTTGCCGACCCCAGCCACCTTCCCAGAGGCCACCATATCTGCTTCTCTGTCTCCAATTTCGACTCTTTTGTGCAAACACTCAAG GAAAAGGGAATTCAAACTTTTCAGAGGTCACTACCTAATGGCAAGGTTAGGCAGGTCTTTTTCTTTGATCCAGATG GCAACGGTTTGGAGGTTGCAGGACAGTAA
- the LOC101306512 gene encoding methylmalonyl-CoA epimerase, mitochondrial-like isoform 1 translates to MAAAVAQGVSLNHISRESSDIRRLAEFYKEIFGFEEIESPNFGEFKVIWLNLPSTFSMHLIERNPTYQLPEGPWSATSPVADPSHLPRGHHICFSVSNFDSFVQTLKEKGIQTFQRSLPNGKATVWRLQDSKLHGSSEGCLKW, encoded by the exons ATGGCTGCAGCAGTAGCACAAGGAGTCAGTCTGAACCACATTTCCCGAGAATCCTCGGACATCAGGCGCCTCGCAGAGTTCTACAAAGAG ATATTTGGGTTCGAGGAGATAGAGAGCCCAAACTTTGGGGAATTCAAGGTGATATGGCTGAACTTACCCTCCACTTTTTCTATGCACCTAATCGAGAGGAACCCAACTTACCAGCTTCCTGAAGGACCCTGGAGCGCCACGTCACCTGTTGCCGACCCCAGCCACCTTCCCAGAGGCCACCATATCTGCTTCTCTGTCTCCAATTTCGACTCTTTTGTGCAAACACTCAAG GAAAAGGGAATTCAAACTTTTCAGAGGTCACTACCTAATGGCAAG GCAACGGTTTGGAGGTTGCAGGACAGTAAGCTCCATGGCAGCTCAGAGGGTTGCTTGAAATGGTAA